In Chryseobacterium oranimense, a single window of DNA contains:
- a CDS encoding DUF2480 family protein translates to MDQKIFINKAEASGIIAFDLLRYKPSIEIVELDIKDHLFMGMIVKEKEFKESIAAVDFSVYNEKAVGIVCSTDAVIPPWAYMMLMEKLSPYVVYADLNNAETILLELWKRRLIYADLKSYKNEKVVVRASADHDPSLYLLAAGLLKPLVKSLMYGEIGLPKVIFKA, encoded by the coding sequence ATGGATCAGAAAATTTTCATCAATAAAGCAGAAGCTTCCGGAATCATTGCTTTCGACCTTTTACGGTATAAGCCATCTATAGAAATTGTAGAACTGGATATTAAAGATCATCTTTTCATGGGAATGATTGTAAAAGAAAAGGAATTTAAGGAATCAATTGCTGCTGTAGATTTTTCTGTATACAACGAAAAAGCTGTGGGGATTGTTTGCTCTACAGATGCTGTTATTCCGCCGTGGGCATATATGATGTTAATGGAGAAACTGTCACCCTATGTTGTGTATGCAGATTTAAATAATGCCGAAACCATACTGTTGGAGCTCTGGAAACGCCGCCTCATCTACGCAGACCTGAAGTCTTATAAAAATGAGAAAGTTGTTGTGAGGGCAAGCGCCGACCACGATCCTTCCCTTTACTTATTGGCAGCCGGCCTTCTTAAACCTTTGGTTAAAAGCCTGATGTATGGAGAAATCGGTTTACCAAAAGTAATTTTTAAAGCTTAA
- a CDS encoding NADPH-dependent FMN reductase — MKVVIFNGSLESRPESTSGQISKYFAEKLGKAGFQTEIFNLADSGIPLFDLSLTRKPLAVERMVQVFLEAEIHIWMAPLYHGSIPGVMKNCIDWLEVTANHYQPYLTDKTVGLVCWADGLQAMQGINTMDAVAKSLRAWPIPFSVPIIRSTLFDQEDPIKISALYSDKFDKLISIATTKKIDKI; from the coding sequence ATGAAAGTAGTAATTTTCAACGGTTCTTTAGAAAGCAGGCCTGAATCTACTTCAGGACAGATTTCAAAATACTTTGCAGAAAAGCTTGGGAAAGCAGGTTTCCAAACGGAGATCTTTAATTTGGCAGATTCAGGAATTCCTCTTTTTGACCTGTCACTGACCCGGAAACCGTTGGCCGTAGAACGTATGGTGCAGGTATTCCTCGAAGCCGAAATTCATATCTGGATGGCTCCACTCTATCATGGAAGTATTCCAGGAGTGATGAAAAACTGCATAGATTGGCTTGAAGTGACAGCTAATCATTATCAGCCCTATCTTACGGATAAAACCGTCGGACTGGTTTGCTGGGCAGACGGCCTGCAGGCTATGCAGGGAATCAATACGATGGATGCCGTTGCAAAATCCCTGCGGGCATGGCCTATTCCATTCAGTGTGCCCATCATAAGGTCTACATTATTTGATCAGGAAGATCCTATAAAAATCTCTGCACTGTATTCTGATAAATTTGATAAGCTGATCAGCATTGCTACGACAAAAAAGATAGACAAAATATAA
- a CDS encoding 4Fe-4S dicluster domain-containing protein: protein MAIKITDDCINCGACEPECPNSAIYEGAIDWRWRDKTKLSGKVIFPDGSENDADAYQQAYSDDVYYIVPGKCTECKGFHEEPQCKTVCPVDCCVDDPDHRETDEILFSRQEFLHS from the coding sequence ATGGCAATTAAAATAACTGATGACTGCATCAACTGCGGAGCCTGTGAACCGGAATGCCCTAATTCAGCGATCTATGAAGGTGCTATTGACTGGAGATGGCGGGATAAAACAAAACTTTCCGGAAAAGTGATCTTCCCGGACGGCTCGGAAAATGATGCAGATGCTTACCAACAGGCTTATTCAGATGATGTGTATTATATTGTCCCGGGAAAATGTACGGAATGCAAGGGTTTTCACGAGGAGCCACAGTGTAAAACGGTCTGTCCTGTAGACTGTTGTGTAGATGATCCCGACCACCGTGAAACGGATGAAATACTGTTCAGCCGACAGGAATTTCTTCATTCTTAA
- a CDS encoding ketopantoate reductase family protein: MGKKHIAVLGLGGVGGYFGFKINQENEASKKYNISFVARGETYQKVKENGLVLLSPEHSVNLTYPDAVEQHISDVKDPDLVLICVKEYDLENICQQLKGVISKDTVLLPMMNGADIYERIRKIIPANTILPTCIYVASHIKEKGMVEHKGKAGKMIVGRDPEHFSADVDWIVDMLKESKIDFDFKDNSLTDIWTKYTFIASFGLVTAKHNSSIGAVCSDENQKKEATEIMKEIKKIADKKMIVLDEDIIQKTFEKAATFPFETPTSLQLDVNSGKENNELELLGGAILEFGKELKVDTPFTQKIYNEIKSL; this comes from the coding sequence ATGGGCAAGAAACATATTGCAGTGCTTGGACTTGGTGGAGTAGGCGGATATTTCGGATTTAAAATCAACCAGGAAAATGAAGCTTCCAAAAAATATAATATCAGTTTTGTGGCGAGAGGAGAAACTTACCAAAAAGTAAAAGAAAATGGGTTGGTTCTTCTTTCACCTGAGCATTCTGTAAACCTTACGTATCCTGATGCTGTCGAGCAGCACATCAGTGATGTAAAAGATCCCGACCTGGTCCTGATCTGTGTAAAAGAATACGACCTTGAAAATATTTGTCAGCAGTTGAAAGGAGTCATCAGCAAAGACACGGTATTGCTTCCCATGATGAACGGAGCAGATATTTATGAAAGAATAAGAAAAATAATTCCTGCTAATACCATTCTTCCGACCTGTATTTATGTAGCTTCTCACATTAAAGAAAAAGGGATGGTAGAGCATAAAGGAAAAGCAGGGAAAATGATTGTAGGAAGAGATCCGGAACATTTTTCTGCCGATGTGGATTGGATCGTAGATATGCTGAAAGAAAGTAAAATTGACTTCGATTTTAAAGACAATTCTCTGACAGATATCTGGACGAAATATACTTTCATTGCCAGTTTCGGTCTGGTAACAGCTAAACACAATTCTTCCATCGGGGCAGTGTGTTCAGATGAAAACCAGAAAAAGGAAGCTACTGAAATCATGAAGGAAATAAAAAAGATCGCGGACAAAAAAATGATTGTTCTGGATGAGGATATTATTCAGAAAACATTTGAAAAAGCGGCCACTTTTCCTTTCGAAACCCCAACATCTTTACAGCTTGACGTCAATTCCGGAAAAGAAAATAACGAACTTGAATTGTTGGGAGGTGCTATTTTGGAATTTGGAAAAGAATTGAAAGTAGATACACCTTTCACACAGAAAATTTATAATGAGATAAAAAGCTTGTAA
- a CDS encoding Crp/Fnr family transcriptional regulator — protein MDKSSINTYFHSLFDIQQEVVGKITETFSHFELKANEVLLNKDEVSTKTFFLEKGYVRSFILNEDNEEITTNIYAAPCFVNDFLSFFRQQPAKETYQTITNCSFWETGLENVQHNFHNIPEFREFSRLLFVLNYYSIHDRLIEMASQKASTRYFNLMKKHPDIFQFVPLKIIASYLGIKDSSLSRIRRGINKI, from the coding sequence ATGGACAAATCTTCAATCAATACTTATTTTCATTCCTTATTCGACATTCAACAAGAGGTTGTTGGAAAAATCACGGAGACATTCAGTCACTTTGAGTTAAAAGCGAATGAAGTTTTGCTGAATAAAGATGAGGTAAGCACCAAAACATTTTTCCTGGAAAAAGGCTATGTCCGTTCTTTTATCCTGAATGAGGACAACGAAGAGATTACTACCAATATTTATGCGGCTCCTTGCTTTGTTAATGACTTTCTGTCGTTCTTCAGACAACAGCCTGCAAAAGAAACTTACCAAACGATTACCAACTGTTCTTTCTGGGAAACGGGTCTTGAAAATGTACAGCATAACTTTCATAATATTCCGGAATTCAGGGAGTTCAGCAGACTGCTTTTTGTGCTTAATTATTACAGTATTCACGACAGGCTGATAGAAATGGCCAGCCAGAAAGCTTCCACAAGGTATTTTAACCTGATGAAAAAACATCCCGATATCTTCCAGTTTGTTCCTCTAAAGATTATTGCTTCCTACCTGGGAATTAAAGACAGTTCATTGAGCCGTATCAGAAGAGGGATCAATAAAATATAA
- a CDS encoding MsnO8 family LLM class oxidoreductase produces MKLRLGILDQSPTIERGSSLQTLKNSIDLALFADEAGFHNIIYSEHHGVEAYGSSSPEILSAVTLSKTQRIKVGTGGIMMKNYSAYKIAEWAKILGSLYPERFILGLGKAPGGLKDAVSALNNHRPAILSSQEAKLEEIIQYIKEEKGMYDGLIAQPTNLDYLPDILWLGSGVQSAKEAAKHGVGYSYADFMGSGPGTESTETYLRAFDKNQYAPVPSLQVAVAASVANDLKTARYNAYGMAYQFLQARRIQAPQALLPTEIIEPKILGSEDEEEFFKILDHIIIETPGTIAGRLQEKSEQYRTDELLILCNMYQETNRINTYKSIILANQ; encoded by the coding sequence ATGAAATTAAGATTAGGCATTCTCGATCAGTCACCCACCATTGAAAGAGGAAGTTCACTGCAGACATTAAAAAACAGTATTGATCTTGCCCTGTTTGCAGATGAAGCCGGTTTTCACAATATTATTTATTCCGAGCACCACGGGGTGGAAGCTTATGGAAGCTCAAGTCCCGAAATTCTTAGTGCCGTTACCCTAAGCAAAACCCAACGGATCAAAGTAGGAACAGGAGGGATTATGATGAAAAATTATTCCGCCTATAAAATTGCAGAATGGGCCAAAATATTGGGCAGCCTTTATCCTGAACGCTTTATTCTGGGTTTGGGAAAAGCACCGGGAGGCCTGAAAGATGCCGTTTCTGCACTGAATAATCACAGACCGGCCATTTTATCGAGCCAGGAAGCCAAACTTGAAGAAATCATACAATATATTAAAGAAGAAAAAGGAATGTATGACGGTCTCATTGCACAACCTACCAACCTTGATTATCTGCCGGATATCCTTTGGCTGGGCTCAGGAGTTCAATCCGCTAAGGAAGCTGCGAAGCATGGAGTAGGCTATTCGTATGCAGATTTTATGGGAAGCGGGCCCGGTACGGAAAGTACGGAGACTTATCTGAGAGCATTTGATAAAAATCAATATGCCCCGGTTCCTTCACTGCAGGTTGCTGTTGCAGCATCTGTTGCCAACGATCTGAAGACAGCCCGGTATAATGCTTATGGAATGGCATACCAGTTTTTGCAGGCCCGTCGTATCCAGGCACCTCAGGCACTTCTTCCAACTGAAATAATTGAACCAAAAATACTGGGAAGTGAGGATGAAGAGGAATTTTTTAAGATTCTGGATCATATCATTATAGAAACACCCGGTACCATTGCCGGACGGCTTCAGGAAAAGTCTGAACAGTACAGGACGGATGAACTTCTGATCCTCTGTAATATGTATCAGGAAACCAACCGGATTAATACCTATAAAAGTATTATATTGGCCAATCAATAA
- a CDS encoding VOC family protein, whose amino-acid sequence MKKVTGIGGILFKSKDPNAMNEWYKTHLGLETSPYGTSFEWRESEDTTKKGLTQWAPFAETTKYFEPSVKDFMINYRVDNLEALAEELKKENVTILDTIETYDYGKFLHILDLEGNKIQLWEPID is encoded by the coding sequence ATGAAAAAAGTAACAGGAATCGGTGGTATCCTTTTCAAATCAAAAGATCCCAATGCCATGAACGAATGGTATAAAACGCATCTTGGCCTTGAAACCAGTCCTTACGGAACAAGTTTTGAATGGCGTGAGAGTGAAGATACCACTAAAAAAGGGCTTACCCAATGGGCTCCTTTTGCGGAAACCACCAAGTATTTTGAGCCTTCTGTAAAAGATTTTATGATCAATTACAGGGTGGACAACCTTGAAGCTTTGGCGGAGGAATTAAAAAAGGAAAATGTTACCATTCTGGATACCATTGAAACCTATGATTATGGAAAATTCCTGCATATCCTGGATCTTGAAGGAAACAAAATTCAGTTATGGGAACCTATTGATTAG